A single genomic interval of Arachis duranensis cultivar V14167 chromosome 7, aradu.V14167.gnm2.J7QH, whole genome shotgun sequence harbors:
- the LOC107458205 gene encoding trans-resveratrol di-O-methyltransferase isoform X2, with translation MELQSEMQAAKLLKAQSHIWNHIFNFINSMSLKCAVDLSIPETIYNYGQPMPLSKLIASLQIHPSKSSFIHRLMRILIHSGFFATKNVANNELEVGYVLTDSSMLLLKDNPLSVTPFLLAMLDPIFTKPWHQLSPWFRNDDATPFQTEHGIIFFEFFSREPKFNNLYNDAMASDARLVCNLLLDDKYKGVFEGLESLVDVGGGTGTLAKAIAKSFPQLECIVFDQPHVVAGFEFEGTENLKYVGGDMFEAIPPSNAILLKFK, from the coding sequence ATGGAACTCCAAAGTGAAATGCAAGCAGCTAAACTTCTTAAAGCTCAAAGCCACATTTGGAATCACATATTCAATTTCATAAATTCTATGTCCCTTAAATGTGCTGTTGACTTAAGCATACCTGAAACCATTTATAATTATGGCCAACCCATGCCACTCTCAAAGCTTATTGCTTCATTGCAAATTCATCCATCAAAATCCTCCTTCATTCATCGCTTGATGAGAATCTTGATCCATTCTGGCTTCTTCGCTACCAAGAATGTGGCCAACAATGAGCTCGAAGTCGGGTATGTTCTAACGGATTCATCTATGTTACTACTTAAGGACAACCCCTTGAGTGTGACGCCTTTCTTGCTTGCCATGCTTGATCCCATCTTCACAAAACCATGGCATCAATTGTCTCCATGGTTTAGAAATGATGATGCTACACCATTTCAAACTGAACATGGGATaatcttttttgagttttttagcCGTGAGCCTAAATTTAATAATCTTTACAATGACGCCATGGCAAGTGATGCCCGATTAGTTTGCAATTTGTTGCTTGATGACAAGTACAAGGGCGTGTTTGAGGGTTTGGAATCATTGGTTGATGTTGGTGGAGGCACTGGAACTCTTGCAAAGGCCATTGCCAAATCATTTCCCCAATTGGAGTGCATTGTATTCGACCAACCGCATGTTGTTGCTGGCTTCGAATTTGAAGGGACTGAGAACCTTAAATATGTTGGAGGAGACATGTTTGAGGCCATTCCTCCCTCTAATGCTATTTTGTTGAag